One window of Haloarcula salinisoli genomic DNA carries:
- a CDS encoding relaxase/mobilization nuclease domain-containing protein, giving the protein MMLKTDFRESGAGNLVDYIQRDRSQDAVETVDLRNQTGRQLSETDVDRFVEKSREFQFQRHMIVSPDPEGQYTPEEVSANTREVMNREFGQRPTTEYVYAVHRDTEFPHAHVALTGRESELEMDRAEIERLRERASTVYNEPDRARDATQASTDTAAQTPSQTVPDETREELHERELSLEEHPEKDVLQDRARSQETSPSTPSPENKRDKSRAQERQSESVLSREADSTAAEDNERERELEPEAESEREPEPERDMDRTMGG; this is encoded by the coding sequence ATGATGCTCAAAACCGATTTCAGAGAGAGCGGGGCTGGGAACCTTGTCGACTATATCCAGCGGGACCGTTCGCAAGACGCAGTCGAAACCGTCGATCTCCGAAATCAAACTGGTCGACAGCTCTCCGAGACAGATGTCGACAGGTTCGTCGAGAAGAGTCGGGAGTTTCAGTTCCAACGCCATATGATCGTCTCGCCGGACCCAGAGGGGCAATATACGCCCGAAGAGGTGAGTGCCAATACTCGGGAGGTAATGAACCGAGAGTTTGGCCAGCGACCGACCACAGAATACGTCTATGCGGTCCACCGTGACACCGAATTCCCCCATGCACATGTGGCTTTGACGGGGCGAGAGTCGGAACTGGAGATGGACCGTGCTGAAATCGAACGTCTTCGGGAGCGGGCCTCGACCGTCTACAATGAACCAGACCGTGCCAGAGATGCCACCCAAGCCAGCACGGACACAGCTGCCCAAACACCGTCACAGACGGTACCCGATGAGACTCGAGAAGAATTGCATGAGCGCGAACTCTCGCTGGAAGAGCACCCGGAAAAAGACGTTCTACAGGACAGAGCACGCTCCCAGGAGACATCGCCTTCCACACCCTCACCAGAGAACAAACGCGACAAATCCCGCGCTCAGGAGCGACAGTCGGAGTCAGTGCTAAGCCGTGAAGCTGACTCAACCGCTGCAGAAGACAACGAGCGGGAACGAGAATTAGAACCTGAGGCAGAGTCAGAACGAGAACCGGAACCTGAGCGGGACATGGACCGGACGATGGGCGGGTGA
- a CDS encoding type IV secretion system DNA-binding domain-containing protein: MSSSSDSSHTPPGQQSAEVPQSLKYDDVTSFLWAAVMLLFPPMWVDSDKPLHKRFWAWRYIYSGFFLVSAIFFAPELLAGDYDWLFLFPFAHVVAALSLAGLFAGYPMPGLSLPLVSYQTTVVLYGTGIVLTLSGDALRRTSPAMFARNPWDSEDGESVVPLEEVANKDDDADTPPTLDQDISTAVIGETGSGKTTMMRLLAYQFPYDRDTAVIAHDTGEEFQQFYTDLGFDVKRISATDSDVVWNLFQDAESESEFREVAGAIFGEPDGHNPFHRPAKQTFQDMLMYLHLEAQRNNRRQDLCHTDIVSLLDQGHYALKEALDEYDRLESGHIDPDKGKGAQNVYQTLRENVRPVFVDDFADYGQFSLEEYIKNPDGRVLIIDSDPSRMETLGPMYQLLLDWSIRYAMNSPNPTVHILDEIDALPSLTQVTNLTARGRKNKARALIGVQTIGQLEDTYSTISGIVGNCPQGVYFGPGDAESTEFVLDELGERRQLDRTEMVAMSHQGRNESARSQSRDTYKEKDKTPITSGLLRDFEPGECIVVSRTTWWHGQSYELHEVRDDLPEMGAESPATRHTEDEDDEDLEDHDSWMALARSKAADLTGDTDDADSTDDSGDIDGEMLTTGDESDSGPAVWAEETDATPYRTFTQGGWEQTLGRLDLQEPPITEKQNVDAIRDIATMLDDRVLTLPESVAVTEIRELLADIVAHTDLSETQTLEIVTDRTEILRVNEQFEQSFAQGAPEGSPLTGSTAKEPFAQDTGEINTASVSESTTVEAGDSDQDPASPRSAEESPTDDAAQSDTAPDTQTDDQQSTLDELDEKLSDDTANHTESTTATDSKDVDDTTDEAVDATITDEKENDDDGHTTSASDFM, translated from the coding sequence ATGAGCTCGAGTTCTGATTCCTCACACACTCCACCCGGACAACAGTCCGCAGAGGTGCCCCAGAGTCTCAAGTACGACGATGTCACCTCCTTCCTGTGGGCCGCGGTAATGCTGCTGTTCCCACCTATGTGGGTCGATAGCGACAAGCCGCTGCACAAACGGTTCTGGGCCTGGCGCTACATCTACAGCGGTTTCTTCCTCGTCAGCGCGATTTTCTTTGCCCCTGAACTACTTGCCGGTGACTACGACTGGTTGTTCTTGTTCCCGTTTGCCCATGTCGTCGCTGCGTTGTCGCTCGCTGGGCTCTTCGCTGGCTATCCGATGCCTGGCCTCTCGCTCCCGTTGGTGAGCTATCAGACCACCGTTGTACTCTACGGTACAGGGATTGTCCTTACGCTCTCTGGCGATGCACTCCGCCGGACGTCGCCGGCGATGTTCGCTCGTAACCCCTGGGACTCCGAGGACGGTGAATCAGTCGTCCCGCTCGAAGAGGTCGCGAACAAGGACGACGATGCCGACACGCCGCCGACCCTCGATCAGGATATCTCGACGGCTGTCATCGGTGAGACGGGGAGTGGGAAAACGACGATGATGCGGCTGCTAGCCTACCAGTTCCCCTACGACCGCGATACTGCAGTCATCGCTCACGACACTGGCGAAGAGTTCCAGCAGTTCTACACGGACCTCGGGTTCGACGTCAAGCGTATCAGTGCGACCGACAGTGACGTTGTCTGGAATCTGTTCCAAGATGCTGAGAGTGAATCGGAGTTTCGCGAGGTAGCTGGCGCTATCTTCGGGGAGCCCGACGGCCACAATCCGTTCCATCGGCCAGCGAAGCAGACATTCCAGGATATGCTCATGTACCTCCATCTGGAGGCCCAGCGAAACAACCGCCGGCAGGACCTCTGTCATACAGATATCGTCTCGCTACTCGATCAGGGCCACTACGCACTCAAAGAGGCCCTCGACGAGTACGACCGACTCGAGTCTGGCCACATCGATCCTGACAAGGGAAAGGGAGCGCAGAATGTCTACCAGACACTGCGGGAAAACGTTCGTCCGGTCTTCGTCGACGACTTCGCCGACTACGGCCAGTTCTCCCTGGAAGAGTATATCAAAAACCCTGATGGGCGCGTGTTGATCATCGACTCCGACCCGTCGCGAATGGAAACGCTCGGGCCGATGTATCAACTGCTGCTCGACTGGTCGATTCGGTATGCGATGAATTCGCCGAACCCGACGGTCCACATCCTCGACGAAATCGATGCGCTGCCGTCGCTTACACAGGTGACGAACCTGACGGCCCGTGGACGCAAAAACAAGGCCCGCGCGCTGATCGGTGTTCAGACCATCGGCCAGCTCGAAGATACGTACAGTACTATCTCCGGCATCGTGGGCAACTGTCCACAGGGCGTCTACTTCGGTCCCGGTGACGCCGAGTCGACTGAATTCGTCCTCGATGAACTCGGCGAACGACGACAGCTGGACCGCACTGAAATGGTCGCGATGAGTCACCAGGGGCGCAACGAGTCGGCTCGCTCCCAGTCCCGTGATACGTACAAGGAGAAGGACAAGACACCGATCACGTCGGGTCTCCTACGCGACTTTGAACCTGGGGAGTGCATCGTTGTCTCTCGAACGACGTGGTGGCACGGACAATCGTATGAACTCCACGAGGTTCGTGATGATCTCCCAGAGATGGGGGCCGAGTCACCGGCTACGCGACATACCGAAGACGAGGATGATGAAGATCTGGAGGACCACGACAGCTGGATGGCGCTAGCTCGGTCGAAAGCCGCCGACCTAACTGGCGACACCGACGACGCTGATAGTACCGATGACTCTGGCGACATTGACGGCGAAATGCTGACTACGGGGGATGAATCAGATAGCGGCCCAGCAGTCTGGGCAGAAGAGACTGACGCTACCCCGTATCGTACGTTTACCCAGGGTGGCTGGGAACAGACCCTCGGTCGGCTTGACCTTCAGGAACCACCGATTACGGAAAAACAGAACGTCGACGCTATCCGCGACATCGCAACAATGCTTGACGACCGAGTCCTAACGCTTCCAGAATCCGTAGCTGTCACTGAAATACGAGAGCTCTTAGCCGATATCGTGGCTCACACTGACCTCTCGGAAACACAAACCTTGGAGATCGTGACTGACCGAACTGAAATACTGCGAGTCAACGAGCAGTTCGAACAGTCCTTCGCCCAAGGTGCGCCAGAGGGTTCCCCACTGACAGGTAGTACTGCGAAAGAACCCTTCGCTCAAGATACCGGTGAGATCAACACCGCGTCGGTGTCGGAGTCAACGACTGTTGAGGCGGGAGATAGTGACCAAGACCCAGCGAGCCCTAGATCGGCGGAGGAGTCTCCGACCGATGACGCTGCTCAATCCGATACCGCACCAGACACTCAGACTGACGACCAGCAATCCACCCTTGATGAGCTAGATGAGAAACTCTCTGATGACACTGCCAATCATACTGAGTCCACCACTGCCACTGACTCAAAGGATGTCGACGACACCACCGACGAAGCCGTCGATGCCACAATCACGGACGAAAAAGAAAATGACGACGATGGTCACACCACGAGCGCCTCTGACTTCATGTAG
- a CDS encoding FAD-binding domain-containing protein — translation MTADEDTLDPEPPDSIPTGKDGCVVWHCRQLRTRDHPALAYAATEYSTLLPVFVFDPSFYGAEGLACDARIQFLHESIADLDGQYRDRGGELTLCHGDPVQVLTAFAEAGWDIVTTADPTGRYGLRRDNAVAEACDVTFVDADGLVRGIDDSRDGWADQAEAWLTGTQCSWSGDDVTLRSLDTSVTTDRVADAYDITPDKQQVPTGGTTAARKRVIDFLDRLDSYPGSISAPADARAGTSQLSPYLRFGCLSVREVYQAVTEYDGAERATEMFQSRLWWNRHYNQKLVDWAGWMDEAANPVMEGFHDDTHDPALVEAWKDGQTGYPMVDASMRCLQATGWLNFRMRAMCASFLCDLLQQPWKIGADWFYYHLIDADPAINYTQFQIQAGMDGTNMLRIYNPRKQVRENDSDGEFIYQWVPELQALPVEYLDQPEKTPLHVQDECGVTIGETYPYPIVEYEAAREAIVSKFEAVRDQAKRALQNDKVARRISMSQRGRVEDAPGQERSQDDATSGSTQSSLSSF, via the coding sequence ATGACTGCAGACGAGGACACCTTGGATCCCGAGCCCCCAGATTCGATCCCCACTGGCAAGGATGGCTGTGTCGTCTGGCACTGTCGCCAGCTACGGACCCGAGACCATCCAGCCCTCGCGTATGCAGCAACAGAATATTCGACGCTGCTCCCTGTCTTCGTGTTCGACCCATCGTTCTACGGGGCCGAGGGGTTGGCCTGCGATGCCCGCATCCAGTTCCTCCACGAGTCGATTGCGGATCTAGATGGCCAGTATCGCGACCGTGGTGGGGAGTTAACACTGTGTCACGGTGATCCAGTCCAGGTTCTCACAGCCTTCGCCGAGGCTGGGTGGGATATCGTCACGACAGCGGACCCGACCGGGCGGTATGGACTGCGACGGGATAATGCGGTGGCAGAGGCCTGTGATGTGACGTTCGTCGATGCCGACGGGCTCGTCCGGGGGATCGATGATTCACGCGACGGCTGGGCCGACCAGGCCGAGGCCTGGCTCACTGGGACGCAGTGCTCCTGGAGTGGCGACGACGTCACGCTTCGATCGCTCGACACATCGGTCACGACCGACCGCGTTGCAGATGCATACGATATCACGCCGGACAAACAACAGGTTCCGACAGGCGGGACGACAGCGGCACGGAAGCGTGTTATCGACTTTCTCGACCGGCTCGACAGCTATCCAGGGAGTATCTCCGCTCCCGCCGATGCACGGGCTGGTACCAGTCAACTCTCACCGTATCTTCGATTTGGCTGTCTCTCCGTTCGGGAGGTCTATCAAGCGGTAACCGAGTACGACGGCGCCGAACGAGCAACGGAGATGTTCCAGTCAAGGCTCTGGTGGAATCGTCATTACAATCAGAAACTGGTCGATTGGGCAGGCTGGATGGACGAGGCTGCGAATCCAGTGATGGAGGGGTTCCACGATGACACACACGACCCAGCCCTCGTTGAGGCGTGGAAAGATGGCCAGACCGGCTATCCGATGGTGGATGCATCGATGCGGTGTCTGCAAGCGACTGGCTGGTTGAACTTCCGAATGCGAGCGATGTGTGCGTCGTTCCTCTGTGACCTGCTCCAGCAACCCTGGAAGATCGGCGCCGACTGGTTCTACTATCATCTCATCGATGCTGACCCGGCGATCAACTACACCCAGTTCCAGATTCAGGCCGGGATGGATGGGACAAACATGCTACGGATCTACAACCCACGGAAACAGGTTCGGGAGAACGACTCGGATGGCGAATTTATCTATCAATGGGTGCCGGAGTTACAGGCACTACCAGTCGAGTATCTGGACCAACCAGAGAAGACGCCACTCCACGTGCAAGACGAGTGTGGCGTGACGATTGGCGAGACGTATCCGTATCCGATAGTCGAGTACGAGGCTGCTCGCGAAGCGATCGTCTCGAAATTCGAAGCCGTCCGAGACCAGGCCAAGCGTGCCTTGCAGAACGACAAGGTCGCACGTCGGATCTCGATGTCCCAACGTGGCCGTGTCGAGGATGCTCCCGGCCAGGAGCGGTCACAGGACGACGCTACGTCAGGGAGCACGCAGTCGTCACTATCCTCGTTTTGA
- a CDS encoding alcohol dehydrogenase has protein sequence MQAVTVPAAGADFEIVERDIPEPSPEEVRIAVDACGICHSDEFVKEGTYPGISYPRVPGHEIAVRIDAVGEAVDRFDIGDRVGVGWHGGHCFNCEPCRRGDFQQCENGEITGLTYDGGYAEYTTVPAEAVAVVPDSLSAVDAAPLLCAGVTTFNALRHTDAQPGDLVAVQGIGGLGHLGIQYAHAAGFETVALSRSADKESLAVDLGADHFVDATKHDPAERLQELGGASVVLATAPASDAISSIVGGLGTDGSVVVVGVPGEPVEVNAQQLVGARSAVEGWASGDARDSQDTLEFSDLRDVTPEIETYPLTAVEEAYERMINNDARFRVVLEPTD, from the coding sequence ATGCAAGCGGTCACCGTCCCAGCTGCCGGTGCAGACTTCGAGATTGTTGAGCGGGACATCCCTGAGCCGAGTCCAGAGGAGGTGCGTATCGCTGTCGATGCGTGTGGCATCTGCCACAGCGACGAGTTCGTCAAGGAGGGGACCTATCCCGGGATCAGTTACCCGCGGGTACCAGGTCACGAGATAGCCGTCCGTATCGACGCTGTTGGTGAGGCAGTCGACCGATTCGACATCGGTGATCGCGTTGGTGTCGGGTGGCACGGCGGTCACTGTTTCAACTGTGAGCCGTGTCGCCGTGGCGACTTCCAGCAGTGTGAGAACGGCGAGATAACCGGTCTGACCTACGATGGAGGGTATGCGGAGTACACAACGGTCCCTGCCGAGGCCGTTGCCGTCGTTCCCGACTCACTCAGTGCGGTGGACGCTGCACCGCTCCTCTGTGCCGGTGTCACCACGTTCAATGCCCTCCGGCATACGGATGCCCAACCAGGTGACCTTGTCGCCGTCCAGGGTATTGGAGGGCTTGGGCATCTCGGAATCCAGTATGCACACGCCGCTGGCTTCGAAACTGTTGCGCTCTCACGAAGTGCGGACAAGGAATCGCTTGCCGTAGACCTCGGTGCGGATCACTTCGTCGACGCGACCAAACACGACCCAGCGGAACGACTCCAGGAACTCGGCGGTGCATCGGTGGTTCTCGCGACGGCGCCAGCCAGCGACGCGATAAGTTCCATCGTCGGTGGGCTTGGCACCGACGGCTCCGTCGTCGTGGTCGGCGTTCCTGGTGAGCCCGTCGAAGTCAACGCACAGCAACTCGTCGGTGCCCGCTCGGCAGTCGAAGGGTGGGCCTCTGGTGATGCGCGGGACTCCCAAGACACGCTCGAGTTTAGCGACCTGCGAGACGTCACACCAGAAATCGAAACGTATCCACTCACAGCGGTCGAGGAGGCGTACGAACGAATGATCAACAACGACGCCCGCTTCCGAGTCGTCCTCGAACCCACTGACTGA
- a CDS encoding type II toxin-antitoxin system PemK/MazF family toxin — protein MSYQRGDVVWGPDPFKSGENPRPWLILNNDRHPFGDEEYMTVTLTTTAHEDGIPIDDADWSEGGMPRQSYASPWVVASPKDAAVVRRQGRLKESFVQTVVDAMTTYLKPTP, from the coding sequence ATGAGCTACCAACGCGGTGATGTCGTCTGGGGACCAGATCCCTTCAAATCCGGCGAGAACCCCCGGCCGTGGCTTATTCTGAACAACGACAGGCATCCGTTCGGTGACGAGGAGTACATGACGGTAACGCTCACAACGACGGCACACGAGGATGGAATACCTATTGACGATGCCGACTGGAGCGAGGGTGGGATGCCCCGCCAGAGTTACGCGTCACCATGGGTCGTCGCCTCGCCGAAAGACGCTGCTGTCGTCCGTCGACAAGGCCGGCTCAAGGAGTCCTTCGTCCAGACCGTCGTTGACGCAATGACAACCTATCTCAAACCGACTCCTTAG
- a CDS encoding MarR family transcriptional regulator, with translation MPIDIDTFESTSGDQLEQNEPTNADRVMQFLATHPDQAFTQSEIRDATGVKAGSISVVLSRLEDRGLVRHKGTYWALGKDDDVAAYAGMAESTRAANERFGEEDMEEWLDHAVDEGDV, from the coding sequence ATGCCAATAGACATCGACACGTTCGAATCGACCAGCGGCGATCAGCTTGAGCAAAACGAGCCGACAAATGCCGACCGAGTGATGCAGTTCCTAGCAACGCACCCGGACCAGGCGTTTACACAAAGTGAGATTCGAGATGCGACCGGGGTGAAAGCTGGCAGCATCAGCGTGGTCTTGTCGCGATTGGAGGACCGCGGACTCGTTCGTCACAAAGGAACTTACTGGGCGCTCGGGAAAGACGACGACGTGGCGGCGTACGCTGGGATGGCCGAAAGCACCCGGGCCGCCAACGAGCGCTTTGGTGAGGAGGATATGGAAGAATGGCTTGACCACGCCGTCGACGAGGGCGATGTATGA
- a CDS encoding RNA-guided endonuclease InsQ/TnpB family protein, translating to MVVRRTVPVTLDVDSEDTVLLEDTVDTFLWSAQYVVDHAFDGEYVTTSKTTLDDETYDDVREATGGFNGGLVQAARNKAADACKSVVARWKNGKNASKPHFTSPHVVYDHRTATFYDDYVSLATTDGRIEADYILPDKDRGTPHSQYLYADEYETTGAELHYRDGDWILHIHCKTDVESDTPAQATPENGTVLGVDLGVNNLAVTSTGTFWTGDEFDHWRREYEKRRGSLQQCGTRWAHQNIQSVGRKEDGRFKLLLHRISNELVAEALENGCSVIVFEDLTDIRERTGASWGHKWAFDRLYEYVEYKAEEHCIGVEQVDPVNTSRRCSHCGFTHPDNRGGEEFECLDCGYENHADYNAAKNIGLRYLRGNQTGGDGGAPMGVRLNSGTVNVNGGYSPAEESARTGVHAESHGFSRG from the coding sequence ATGGTGGTGCGCCGTACCGTCCCCGTCACACTCGACGTGGACAGCGAAGACACCGTACTCCTCGAAGACACTGTCGACACGTTTCTATGGTCAGCGCAGTACGTCGTTGACCACGCTTTCGACGGGGAGTACGTCACCACCAGCAAGACCACGCTAGACGACGAGACGTACGATGACGTGCGCGAAGCCACAGGCGGCTTCAACGGTGGACTGGTGCAGGCCGCTCGGAACAAGGCCGCCGATGCCTGCAAAAGCGTCGTCGCACGCTGGAAAAATGGGAAGAATGCGTCGAAACCCCACTTCACCAGTCCCCACGTCGTCTACGACCACCGGACCGCCACGTTCTACGACGACTACGTCTCTCTCGCCACGACGGACGGTCGCATCGAAGCCGACTACATCCTACCCGACAAGGACAGGGGCACACCGCACTCACAATACCTGTATGCTGACGAGTACGAGACAACGGGTGCGGAACTACACTACCGAGACGGCGACTGGATACTTCACATCCACTGCAAGACGGACGTGGAGTCTGACACGCCGGCACAGGCAACACCTGAGAACGGAACGGTGCTCGGGGTTGACCTCGGTGTGAACAATCTCGCCGTCACATCGACGGGGACGTTCTGGACGGGCGACGAGTTCGACCACTGGCGCAGGGAATACGAAAAGCGACGTGGGTCGCTCCAGCAATGCGGGACGCGCTGGGCACACCAGAACATCCAATCAGTCGGGCGAAAAGAAGACGGCCGATTCAAACTGCTGCTGCATCGCATCAGCAACGAACTCGTCGCGGAGGCCCTTGAGAACGGGTGTTCGGTCATCGTGTTCGAGGACCTGACCGATATCCGTGAGCGAACTGGTGCGTCGTGGGGGCACAAGTGGGCGTTCGACCGCCTGTACGAGTACGTTGAGTACAAAGCCGAGGAACACTGCATCGGCGTGGAGCAGGTCGACCCTGTGAACACGTCACGGCGGTGCTCACACTGTGGCTTCACCCATCCAGACAATCGCGGGGGCGAGGAATTCGAGTGCCTCGACTGTGGCTACGAGAACCACGCCGACTACAATGCAGCGAAAAACATCGGTTTGCGGTATCTCCGTGGCAACCAAACTGGCGGCGACGGAGGCGCACCCATGGGCGTGCGCTTGAACAGTGGGACGGTGAACGTGAATGGAGGCTATTCTCCTGCCGAGGAATCGGCCAGAACGGGAGTCCACGCTGAATCCCACGGCTTTAGCCGTGGGTAG
- a CDS encoding winged helix-turn-helix domain-containing protein, which produces MPVRLENHDPDINLRPGTTKSEIVEHLYQNTEWGYSPRDIEEELDIPHGTATTTLSRLYDDEMVGKTADGYYHALSDREDIRRYVANLDQANRLFGHHRESDAPDEPDKQIGAGRTDDELEAELESLEDELEE; this is translated from the coding sequence ATGCCCGTTCGCCTCGAAAATCACGACCCGGACATCAATCTTCGGCCAGGAACGACCAAGTCAGAGATTGTCGAACATTTGTACCAGAACACCGAATGGGGCTACTCGCCGCGAGACATTGAGGAAGAGCTGGACATTCCACATGGCACCGCTACAACCACGCTCTCGCGGCTGTACGATGACGAAATGGTCGGGAAAACCGCTGATGGATACTACCACGCACTCAGTGACCGAGAGGATATCCGTCGCTACGTGGCAAATCTCGACCAGGCCAATCGGCTGTTCGGACATCATCGCGAGAGCGATGCCCCAGACGAACCCGACAAACAGATTGGTGCTGGTCGGACTGACGATGAGCTCGAAGCTGAACTCGAATCGCTGGAGGACGAGCTTGAGGAATGA
- a CDS encoding SOSS complex subunit B family protein gives MYASKSSGKKASSDFDQTIQLSARVDGAEHLLEQVAETQNGDELDYRMNRGADSRGNVYARQTDYDWTRSTEVGPDRRFGETLAQQEERIGREAEQARHSATARAAHADGVDREASSRQLTEAETERADGFGAPADPRDYMDQEALAEVNQRAAIIAAETNMTQAAASRRMAAYVSGQFGDCEGIPDAALTTYDDAREKMDAPTPIAELSPYGYEATIEGEVTHIIDEPASYNQYQVCYVEDDQGTSAKVTVWSKSVHGGEMVQTLREGDRVRISGGKPDEYNGTKTVAVTSETCIYVLERGDGPAPTGEARSSFGCDGASQTVAPWRADSDTHQWANDRDMDRAAAVTLDETSQMATTDEETETAVSVSD, from the coding sequence ATGTACGCTAGCAAATCCAGCGGTAAGAAAGCATCGTCCGATTTCGACCAGACCATCCAGCTCTCCGCCCGTGTTGACGGGGCTGAGCACCTGCTTGAGCAGGTGGCCGAGACTCAGAACGGCGACGAACTCGATTATCGGATGAACCGGGGGGCCGACTCACGAGGGAACGTCTACGCCCGGCAAACCGACTACGACTGGACCCGCTCGACCGAGGTGGGGCCGGACCGACGCTTCGGGGAGACGCTGGCCCAGCAAGAGGAACGAATTGGTCGCGAAGCCGAACAGGCCCGGCACTCGGCGACGGCACGCGCGGCCCACGCCGACGGGGTGGACCGGGAAGCCTCTTCTCGACAGCTCACGGAAGCAGAGACCGAGCGAGCGGATGGCTTCGGGGCACCCGCCGACCCACGGGATTACATGGACCAGGAGGCGCTGGCGGAGGTCAACCAGCGAGCCGCGATTATCGCAGCGGAAACGAACATGACGCAGGCGGCGGCTAGCCGGCGAATGGCGGCCTATGTCTCGGGACAGTTTGGCGACTGTGAAGGCATTCCCGACGCCGCTCTCACCACCTACGATGACGCCCGCGAGAAGATGGATGCGCCGACGCCGATTGCAGAGCTGTCGCCCTACGGCTACGAGGCCACCATCGAGGGAGAGGTGACCCACATCATCGACGAGCCAGCCAGTTACAACCAGTATCAAGTCTGCTACGTCGAAGACGACCAGGGGACCAGCGCGAAGGTGACGGTCTGGTCAAAATCGGTCCACGGCGGCGAGATGGTCCAAACGCTCCGTGAGGGGGACCGCGTGCGGATTTCGGGCGGTAAGCCTGACGAGTATAACGGTACGAAGACGGTAGCTGTGACGAGCGAGACGTGCATCTACGTCCTCGAACGCGGGGACGGTCCCGCGCCGACCGGCGAAGCGCGGAGTTCTTTCGGCTGTGACGGTGCCAGTCAGACGGTGGCCCCGTGGCGGGCCGACTCGGATACTCACCAGTGGGCGAACGACCGAGACATGGACCGGGCGGCAGCCGTGACGCTGGATGAGACGTCGCAGATGGCGACCACCGACGAGGAGACGGAAACTGCCGTGTCGGTGAGCGACTGA
- a CDS encoding PadR family transcriptional regulator has protein sequence MHDLTGFQRDLLYAIAGLEEPHGLAIKSELEGYYENEINHGRLYPNLDTLVDKGLVEKGEKDRRTNVYVVTGRGNRELEARREWEQQYLDEELLIA, from the coding sequence ATGCACGATCTAACCGGTTTCCAGCGTGACCTACTGTATGCCATTGCTGGGCTCGAGGAACCACACGGCCTCGCTATCAAAAGCGAACTCGAAGGGTACTACGAGAACGAAATCAATCACGGGCGACTGTATCCGAATCTCGACACACTCGTCGACAAAGGACTGGTCGAAAAAGGGGAGAAAGATCGGCGAACCAACGTCTATGTGGTTACTGGGAGAGGCAACCGCGAACTTGAAGCTCGTCGAGAGTGGGAACAGCAGTACCTCGATGAAGAACTGCTTATAGCTTAG
- a CDS encoding transcriptional regulator encodes MTTNTLKITFKQRDDHRVAAQKRLERAEAGETGDAIEQDARFVLNFEEYSDIDQLMRERNLKLIEAIVEHEPDSIQAAAAAVDRDYREVHRNLQELESLGVIEFEDDGQRKRPQLRGGAENIDFSIQFPLQPTADTGASA; translated from the coding sequence ATGACAACGAATACACTCAAAATCACATTCAAGCAGCGTGACGACCACCGCGTGGCGGCCCAGAAGCGACTGGAGCGGGCTGAAGCCGGCGAGACTGGCGACGCAATCGAACAAGACGCGCGGTTCGTCCTCAATTTCGAGGAGTACAGTGATATCGACCAATTGATGCGCGAACGCAATCTCAAACTCATCGAGGCAATCGTCGAACACGAGCCCGACAGTATCCAAGCGGCCGCAGCCGCTGTCGATCGTGACTACCGTGAGGTTCACCGGAATCTCCAGGAGCTCGAGTCTCTGGGGGTAATCGAGTTTGAGGACGATGGGCAGCGCAAACGCCCACAGCTCCGTGGTGGTGCCGAGAATATTGATTTCTCGATTCAGTTCCCATTGCAGCCGACAGCTGATACCGGCGCATCGGCCTGA
- a CDS encoding toxin-antitoxin system TumE family protein, with the protein MGYSVIEDVEDRVGNTIIRRKIIKTDDSQFPSGYRYALHYGYTDGQGTILRYDNENETPGRHERHTSDGVEEIDFPGMAVLRQRFISEVEARQ; encoded by the coding sequence ATGGGATATTCGGTCATCGAAGATGTGGAGGACCGCGTTGGGAACACGATCATCCGTCGCAAAATCATCAAGACGGATGACTCGCAGTTTCCGAGCGGGTACCGGTATGCGCTCCACTATGGATATACCGATGGCCAAGGGACCATCCTGCGGTACGACAACGAGAACGAGACACCCGGACGGCACGAACGACACACATCTGATGGTGTCGAGGAAATCGACTTCCCCGGGATGGCGGTGCTTCGACAACGATTCATCAGTGAAGTGGAGGCCCGACAATGA